From the genome of Vigna angularis cultivar LongXiaoDou No.4 chromosome 11, ASM1680809v1, whole genome shotgun sequence, one region includes:
- the LOC108333550 gene encoding probable sesquiterpene synthase, producing the protein NVFRERRWRTFHGAPNLRTFEPATTTLAGYPPPVDVAVAVFAPSSAAAVPPVSAVFHPAKQFELRVAAAPASADEPKTASSSLQPSQPRARFEYRFLPPASFPVPDPCGGRRSIAGVSSKCCRTLSRWWKKSNFDQKVPHARDRMVESYLWLFAMSYLPEYSNGRMFAGKLATIIVLLDDTYDAYGTVEELQLFTEAFQRWDIRLTESLPQSMKVIFEAILELCEEIEELTTESGNSNFVVPHFKQAICNLVKGYLVEAKWCDEGYIPTYDEYKINGMLTSCCPIFATTFVGLADFATKDVLDWILSNPDILRAASVIARVLDDMASHRFEQERVHVASAVECCMKQYSISEGEAYNLIHKDVEDCWKVINEECLKSNDIPKIALDCIANYARMAELSYEDHKDKFTNGELLIDYVSSLLVYPFCLDQTVI; encoded by the exons AATGTTTTCagagagagaaggtggagaacaTTTCACGGAGCACCGAACCTTCGAACCTTCGAGCCAGCCACCACAACTCTCGCCGGATATCCGCCGCCCGTAGACGTTGCCGTTGCCGTTTTCGCTCCATCCAGTGCCGCCGCAGTGCCGCCGGTGTCCGCCGTCTTCCACCCAGCCAAGCAGTTCGAATTGCGGGTCGCCGCAGCTCCGGCGTCGGCAGACGAACCGAAGACGGCATCGTCTTCCCTCCAGCCCAGCCAACCAAGGGCGCGTTTTGAGTATCGATTCCTCCCACCCGCTTCCTTCCCTGTGCCGGACCCTTGCGGTGGCCgccggagcatcgccggagtgTCGTCGAAGTGTTGCCGGACCCTTTCAAG GTGGTGGAAAAAGTCAAACTTTGACCAAAAGGTTCCTCACGCTAGAGACAGAATGGTTGAGTCTTATCTTTGGTTGTTTGCCATGTCATACCTGCCTGAATATAGTAATGGAAGAATGTTTGCAGGAAAATTGGCAACTATTATTGTTCTTCTAGATGATACTTATGACGCTTATGGCACTGTTGAGGAACTTCAACTTTTTACAGAAGCATTTCAGAG atgGGATATCAGACTCACTGAATCCCTTCCACAGTCCATGAAAGTAATATTTGAAGCAATTCTAGAACTGTGTGAAGAAATAGAAGAGTTGACAACTGAGAGTGGAAACTCAAACTTTGTTGTGCCACATTTCAAACAAGCT ATTTGCAACTTAGTAAAAGGCTACCTGGTTGAAGCTAAATGGTGCGATGAGGGATACATTCCAACTTATGATGAATATAAAATCAATGGAATGCTTACTTCTTGTTGTCCCATTTTCGCTACAACGTTTGTTGGCCTTGCAGACTTTGCAACAAAAGATGTATTGGATTGGATTTTGAGTAATCCAGATATACTTAGAGCTGCATCAGTTATTGCCAGAGTCTTAGATGACATGGCCTCACATAGG TTTGAACAAGAAAGAGTACATGTTGCATCAGCTGTGGAATGTTGCATGAAGCAATATAGCATTTCAGAAGGAGAGGCTTATAACTTGATTCACAAGGATGTTGAAGATTGTTGGAAGGTTATAAATGAAGAGTGCCTCAAATCAAATGATATCCCAAAGATTGCACTTGATTGTATAGCTAATTATGCACGCATGGCTGAGCTTTCGTATGAAGATCACAAGGATAAATTCACAAATGGAGAATTACTCATAGATTATGTCTCTTCACTTCTTGTGTATCCCTTTTGTCTCGATCAAACCGTGATATGA